Within Candidatus Krumholzibacteriia bacterium, the genomic segment GCTTGTGCCACGGGTCGGGAAAGTAGATATGGAAGACCTCGATGCTGTCCAGGGGGACCAGGTGCGAGACCACTTCCTCGGCTTCCGCCTTATAGAAGAGAAGGTTCGTGATCCCGTGGCGTTCGGCGCGCTCCACCCCTTCGCGCAGGAAACGCCAGCGGTAGTCGATGCCGAGGAAGTTCCGGTCCGGGTGACGCGCGGCGCGATGAAGGAGAAACCGCCCGCGGCCTGAGCCGATTTCAATTTCGAGCGGCTGTTGCACGGAAAACAGCTCGAACACGGTCCCTTCGTAGGACCGGTCCAGTAGTCTTTGCGGAGAGCGCGGTCTTGAATCGTCGAGTTTGTGGCTCACGAACCTATTATAGCGCACAAGCGTCATCATGTTGTAGCTGGACGACTTACACATGTTAATGTACTATGGGCATATGAAAGCAATCAAATCTTCCCGGGCGGAGCAACTGCTCGAGCGGCGCAGGAACGTCGTTGCCAGCGGGGTGGGGGTTTTCAATACGGCCACGGCGGCGAGTGCCTCGGGTGCCGTGATTATCGATGTAGACGGAAATGAACTGATCGATTTCGCGGGTGGTATCGGCGTGGTCAACGCCGGCCACTGTCCGCCCCCGGTCGTCGAGGCCATCGTCGATCAGGCCCGGCGGTTCCTGCATACGAGCTTCAACGTCGTCACCTACGAACCATACGTGGCGCTCTGCGAGAAACTGACCGAGATCGTTCCCCACGGCGAAAAGACCAAGGCCATGCTGGTGAGCACGGGCGCGGAGGCGGTTGAAAACGCCATCAAAATTGCGCGCCAGGCCACGCGGCGCAGCGGGATTCTCTGTTTCACCGACGCATTCCACGGCCGCACCATGATGGCGATGTCGCTGACCAGCAAGGTTGGCTACAAGCTCCACTGCGGTCCGTTTGCGCCCGGCGTCTACCGCCTGCCGTTTCCCAATGCCTATCGATACAAGGGTTCGATGGACGAAGACGCGTTCGTAGACGCGGAGATCGCGCGGCTCCACGAGAGTTCGCACAACACCATTGATCCCCGGGATCTCGCAGCGGTCATCATCGAGGTCGTGCAGGGTGAGGGCGGTTTCAACGTGGCCCCCCGGCGCTACATCGAGGCGCTGCGCGCGTACTGCGATGAGCACGACGTCGTTCTCATATTCGACGA encodes:
- the trmB gene encoding tRNA (guanosine(46)-N7)-methyltransferase TrmB; protein product: MFELFSVQQPLEIEIGSGRGRFLLHRAARHPDRNFLGIDYRWRFLREGVERAERHGITNLLFYKAEAEEVVSHLVPLDSIEVFHIYFPDPWHKRRHHKRRLLTPAFFKRLHERLKTGGRLELATDNFDYFIAFRRALVEAGDTLWSNTTEQRNQRIMDPGVQTHFEAKYARWGRDLYYLELVK
- a CDS encoding aspartate aminotransferase family protein, producing the protein MKAIKSSRAEQLLERRRNVVASGVGVFNTATAASASGAVIIDVDGNELIDFAGGIGVVNAGHCPPPVVEAIVDQARRFLHTSFNVVTYEPYVALCEKLTEIVPHGEKTKAMLVSTGAEAVENAIKIARQATRRSGILCFTDAFHGRTMMAMSLTSKVGYKLHCGPFAPGVYRLPFPNAYRYKGSMDEDAFVDAEIARLHESSHNTIDPRDLAAVIIEVVQGEGGFNVAPRRYIEALRAYCDEHDVVLIFDEVQSGFARTGRWSAWEHFGVTPDISTYAKSLGSGLPIAAVVGKAHIMDAAASGTIGGTYIGSPVCSAAALATIEYMQKIDLNRRGTEVGKVIAVRFGKMKARHPEIGDVRGLGAMMAMEFVKNGDPRQPDGELCDRVVSECARRGLVLVSAGTHKNIIRVLGPLVITDENLAKGLDILEAVVDEVTRGKTA